The Planctomicrobium piriforme genome segment AAACAACGGGGCCTGCTGGATGACACGCTGGTGCTGTGGGGAGGCGAGTTCGGCCGTACGCCGGTCTGCGAAGGGGCTGGCCGCGATGGCCGCGATCATAACCCGGAGGGTTTCACCATGTGGATGGCCGGGGGCGGAGTCAAAGCTGGCTTCCGCTACGGCGCCACCGACGATTACGGCTACTACGCCGTTGAGAACAAGATGCACGTTCACGACCTGCATGCCACGCTGCTGCACCTGCTGGGACTCGATCACGAACGCCTCACCTTCCGCCATGCCGGCCGCGACTTCCGTCTGACCGATGTGCATGGCATCGTGCATCGCGCGGTGTTGGCGTGAATAGCGGTCAGCTGTCGGCGATCAGCTTTCAGCAAAATAAGCCATGAGGCAACTGGGACTGAACAGGTTCGGGCGAGCAAGATTACGGAACAAAAAAAGGAAGACTGGTTCTCTTGACGGACACTTGGAAATTTATGATTCCGCTGACCGCTGACCGCTGACTGCTTTTTCTCAAATCGGAACCTACATGTTTCAATCTCGCGCTGCTCGGCCGTTGATCAATGAGGAATACTGGCACGGCAAGTGTTATCTCAACACGGCTGCCGAAGGGTTGCCGCTCAAGGCGTGTGCCCAGGCGGTCAACAGGTATCTCGACGACAAGTCACGCGGCGAACCGGGGCGAGTGCGTTTCTGGAATGAGTACGAACGTGCCCGTCGCGGCGCGGCCAGACTTTTCTCGGTTCCGGTCGATCAGATTGCTCTCGTCAGCAGCACCACCGAAGCGCTGAATACCATCGCCCATGCCATCGACTGGCGGGCAGGAGATGAGGTGGTCTTCACGTCGGTCGAATTTCCATCAAACATCTTTCCCTGGGTGACGCTGCAGGAACGGGGCGTCAGGCTGCGGATTGTTCACCCCGGCACGAGCGGCGTTTCTGTCGATGAAATTCTGGAACAGATCAACTCAAGAACGCGGCTCGTCACCGTCAGTCAGGTGAGCTACGCCACCGGGCAGCACATCGATCCGCACCCGATCTGGGAGCGGGTGCGAAATTCAGAGACCTTATTGTGCGTTGATGCCACTCAGGCGGCGGCGAGGGTACCCGTGGATGGCCGCCTGGCCGATTTCACCATTGCGAGCGCTTTTAAGTGGATGAACTCGATTCATGGCGCGGCGATTCTTTCGGTGAGCGAACGGGCACTGAACGGGCAATTGAAAGGCCCGGCCGGCTGGCTGTCGACGGCTTCGTGCTTCGCGGCGGATCGGCTGGAACAGTTTCATCCTCGCACGGATGCCCAGCGCTATCAGGCTGGCATGCCGAACTTCGATTCCGTCTATGCACTCGCGGCGGCGCTGGATGTGCATACGCCGGAGTCAGTGGAATTTTATCAATCGGCTCTGGCTCCGCTGGTGAACCGGTTATGCGACGGGCTGAGCGAGATGGGGCTCAAAGTTCTTGTGCCATCGATGGCAGAGAGTCGGGCCGGGATTGTGCCTTTTGCCTGGAGCGAAGCGACGCAATTGCGGCAACAACTGGCGGCCAGCGATGTGTTTGTTCAGGGAGATGACGGACGCATTCGGGCCGCAATTCACTGGTACAACACGCTTGAACACGTCGAACGGTATCTGTCGGTCTTGAAAGAGCTGCTGGCTGGCTCCCATCACCGTCAACTGGAGAACGCAGCCTGTTCTGCCTGACAGCAATCAATGGAAGAAACCGGGGGCTAACGCCCGGCAGCTGATAGAGGCCCATCAGCCGGAACGCGTTAGCGTCCGGTTCCTACGGTCTTCCCACTGCCAACTTGAATCAACCGAGCAAGAACATGATCCTGACAACTGAAGTGCTCGACGGTTCACAGTCCACGCTGTCGCTGCGCGACCCCGTGAGTCTACTGCAGCAACTGGTCGCGATTCCCAGCGTCAATCCGATGGGGAAGGATCTCACCGGCCCGATCTACTTCGAACATGGGATGACAAACTGGCTGATTCGTTTTTTTCAGCAGTTGGACATTCCGTACGAAGTGCATGAGGTGAGCCGTGGTCGCTGCAATGTGGTTGCCAGACTCGATTCGCCGGACGCGCCAAGCACGGTTTTGCTCGACGCCCATCAGGACACCGTGCCGGTCGACGGGATGGAGATCGATCCGTTCAAGCCGGTCATCCGCGACGGGCGTCTCTATGGTCGCGGCGCGTGTGACGTGAAAGGGGGGATGGCGGCGATGCTGGCCGCGTTTGCCCGCCTGGCCCAGACCCGACCGTCCGGTGCGGCGAACGTGGTGATGTCCTGCACCTGCGACGAAGAATACACGGCGACCGGCGCCGAAAGCCTGGCCCGGCATTGGCTGCAGTCGGATCTGCCGGATTCGCTGATCTCGTCTCCGCCGGATCTCTGCATTGTGGCGGAGCCGACCGATTTGCATGTCGTGGTCGCTCATCGCGGCGTGCTCCGCTGGAAGCTGCGAACGCTGGGACGGGCATGTCACAGTTCCCGTCCGCACGAAGGGCGGAACGCCATCTACAGCATGGCACAAGTGCTGCAGGTGTTGCAGCAGTATGCGGAGGATCTTCCGCGGATGTCAGGCAGTCATCCGTTGTGCGGCACGGCGACGCTGAGCGTCGGGCGGATCAATGGAGGAACGAGCGTGAATATCGTGCCGCACGAGTGCGAGATCGAAATCGACCGCAGACTCATTCCCGGTGAGCATCCAGAGACGGTGCTGGCAGATCTCAATGCCTATCTGCACAGTCGCACGAATGCGGAATACGAGATGCTGCCCGCGTGGATCGTGGCAGCCCCATTGGCCGATGGCGATAACCATGTCTGGGCTGACCGTTTGTTACGTCAAATTGCAGAGGTCTCCGGCGTGCGTGAGAAGCAGGGCGCCTGGTACGGGACCAACGCGTCGAGCTTCGCCGCGGCCGGCGTGCCGTCCATCGTGTACGGACCCGGTTCGATTGCCCAGGCGCATACCGCTGATGAGTGGATCGAACTGACGCAGCTCGAACAGGCGAGCGAAACCTATTACCGATTCTGCACCGATCCAATCGAAGGGGTCAGGGGCGAGGGGACAGGGGTCAGGGAAATTCAGGAAATGGGTTCGGCCGATGGCTGTTGACCTCGAGGCGTTCCCAGGCAGGAGCCTGGGAACCAGCGTCACCTTTCATCCTGTTTGGAAACTGAATGACGGCAAATCGCGCGGCGTCTTCGACTGTGCTGCTGGCGTTGCTGGTGCTGGCCATCGGTATCAACTACATCGATCGGGGTAGCCTGTCGGTCGTGAAGACGAATGTCGCGGCTGAATTTCAGCTCGATAACGCGCAGATGGGGCTGTTGTTCTCGGCGTTCTTCTGGAGTTATGCCCTGTCGCAGATTGCGGCGGGCTGGTGCGTCGACCGTTTCGACGTGAAATGGCTCTACGCAGGCGGGTTTCTGATCTGGTCGGTCGCCACGGTGCTGATGGCGCTCTCGAACGGGTTCGCTCTGTTCCTCCTGCTCCGGCTGGTGCTGGGAGTCGGCGAAAGCGTGGCGTTTCCGGCATCGTCCCGCGTGATCGTGATGAACTTCAAAGAAGACCGGCGAGGCATCGCGAATGCCTTGATCGATGCGGCATCCAAACTGGGACCGACCATCAGTCTGCTCCTCGGCGGCTTGCTGGTGGCGAATCACGGCTGGCGGATGCTGTTTCTGGTGGTGGGACTGGGGGGGATGCTGTGGCTGCCGGTCTGGCTGTATTTCGTCCCCTCGCAGCACCGCGCCGCATCAGGGTCACACGCTCACGCGGGCATTGGCTTCGGAACGCTGATGTCGCGGCGGGAAGTCTGGGGGACGTCGCTCGGGTTCTTTTGCCTGGGCTACACTTGGGCGTTCTTGCTGTCGTGGCTCCCGGCCTATCTCGAAGAGTCGCGGGGCTTCACCAAGGAGTCGATGGCCATCTTCGGCTCCATGCCGTTCGCGGCGATGGCGGCGACGTCGATCTTCGGAGGCTGGCTGTCAGATCGTTTGATTCGCGGAGGTGGAACTCCCACCCGCGTCCGGAAGTCTTTTTTGATTGGCGGACTGCTGCTGTGTGCGGTCTTCATGTATTCGGCGATGGCGGTTGAAGATCATGGCGCCTGCATTTTGCTGTTGTGTCTCGCCTGTGCCTCGCTGGGGTTCTACACCTCGAACGTCTGGGCAGTCACGCAGACGTTGGCAGGGCCAAACGCGGCAGGGCAGTGGACCGGACTGCAGAACGCCATCGGCAATGTCGGCAGCGCCATTTCGCCGGCGCTGACCGGCTGGCTCGTCAAAGAGACCGGAACCTATTCGTCCGCCTTTGCGGCGGCGTCAGCGATCCTTGTGGCCGGAGTCTTCGCCTATGTGTTGCTGATTCGACAGGTCTCGCCGCTCGATTGGCGCGTCGCGCCGCAACAGGCATAGTTTGAGTTTTCAGCTCACAGTCGTCAGTTTTCAGTTCAGAGCCTGATGCCTGCATCCCGTACTCACTGCTTCGATTAAGGTTCACCTCCATGCATCTGCCAGCGCTCACGCAGGATTTGACTCGCCGCCACTTCGTACAGGCGGCCGCGCTGTCGGCGCTGCCGGTACTGATGCCAGGATTTGCGAAGGGGGCTGAAATGACGGGGGATATCGATGCCCATGTGCATGTCTGGACGCCGGACACCACTGCTTATCCGCTGGCTCCGGGGTTTGAGAAGTCGTCAATGAAGCCGTTGAGCTTTACGCCCGACGAACTGTTTGCCGAGTGCCGGCCTGTCGGGGTCAACCGCATCGTCCTGATTCAGATGAGCTTCTATCAGTACGACAACCGGTACATGCTGGAAGCGATTGCCAAATACCCAGACGTGTTTCGCGGCGTGGCGGTCATCAACCATGATGCTTCGGATGCCTGTGACGTGATGCGGAAGCTAGCAGGGCAGGGTGTCACAGGGTTTCGACTGTATGCGAACGCCAAGGCGGTCGAGTCATGGAGCCAGTCCGAGGCGATGCAGAAGATGTGGAAGTGTGCGGCGGAGACGAAGCAGGCGATCTGTCTGCTGGCAAATCCGGATGCGCTGCCTGGCATTCACCAGATGTGCAAACAGCATCCTGAAACCAAAGTGGTCGTCGATCATTTCGGCCGAGTGGGGATCGACGGCACAATTCGGTCATCCGATCTCGACAACCTGTGCCGGCTGGCGGAGTTCCCGAAGTTGTTCGTGAAGACCTCGGCGTTCTACGCGCTCGGGCAGAAGCAGCCGCCGTATCTGGATCTCGCTCCGATGATCCGTCGCCTGCGGGATACCTTTGGCGCTGCTCGACTGATGTGGGCGAGCGACTGCCCGTTTCAGGTGCAGAATGAGCACTCCTATGCCGCGTCTATCTCACTGATTCGCGACCGGCTCGATTTCCTGACGCCGGATGATAAAACCTGGATCTTGCGTAAGACCGCCGAACAGGTGTACTGGTCGTAGCTGGAATCAGTCGTTCATCACGAAGTAAGAACCACGAAAAACACGAAAGACACGAAAAAATCAGGTTGAATAATCCCGGCCGCGATCTGAAGGATCTGTCGTCACGGAATTCTCTTTTTCGTCTTATTTCGTGTGTTTCGTGGTTCTTGCTCGGCGTTTTTGCACACGGTCATTTCGCGGACCTCAACTCAACAAAATCGACATGACGTTTCAACTGCGAGAGACCGCTGTTCCCGTCGATAAAGCCGAGTTTTATGCTCAGTTGCAAGCCGATCTCGCAGCCCTGCTGGCGGACGAACGAGACTTTCTCGCAAATATGGCGAACAGTGCAGCGCTCCTATTTCACTCGTTGCAGGAGATCAACTGGGCCGGCTTCTATCTTCTGAAAGGCGGCGAACTGGTCCTCGGCCCGTTTCAGGGAAAGCCGGCCTGTGTCCGGATTGGCTTGGGACGGGGAGTTTGCGGGACTGCGGCCTCAAGTCGGCAAACGGTGGTCGTGCCGGACGTGCATGCGTTTCCAGGTCATATCGCCTGCGATGCGGCGTCGCGTTCGGAAATTGTGGTTCCGCTGTTGAAGGGCGACGACTTAATTGGAGTTCTGGATATCGACAGCCCAATCGCGGGCCGCTTCGATGAGACCGATGCCGCCGGCCTGGAAGCCGTCGCGCGGACGCTGCTCGAAGCTTCGAACTGATGTCGCCTGTCCGGTGCTGCGAGTGAATGGCGAGAGTTGCCGCCGATTTCCCCGATTCTCGCGAAACCGCCTTGTGCGATCACAAAACTCTTGAATCATAGAGCAGGCAGCCGTTTTGCGCGCCTGCGTCGCAGGATCGGTCCACTGACGCAGGTTGTGAGCGCTCATTTCGCAAAGCTGCTGCCGACACTGCTGCATCCTCTCAGTCATTCGCCTGCGGCGAAGCTTGATGAACGCCAAATTCCGCGGTGAGAGCGGTGCAGCGGCGAAGTTCTTCCTGGAAAGTTCTGCATGTTGATTCGTGTTGGTTATGAGATTGAATTGAGCTTTCCGCAGCCCACAGCGGTGATCTTGACTCTGCATGTGCATCAGGACCGTGCGGGTTCGATCCGCACGCCTGAGCAACTCACGGTCGAGCCGTATGTCCCGATGTCGAGTTACACCGATTCGTTCGGAAACTGGTGCGACCGGCTGTTTGTCACGTCTGGCCGCATGATTGTTCGGAATAATGCTGTCGTCGAAGACTCTGGTCTGCCCGACGTGCAGAACTGGAATGCGATTCAGCATCCGGTGCAGGATCTGCCAGATGAAACGCTGCTGTTTCTGCTGGCGAGCCGCTACTGCGAGGTGGACAGCGAGCTGAAGGACATCGCCGGTTCGATGTTCAATTCGACGACGCCTGGCTGGCCCCGCGTGCAGGCGATCTGCAACTTCGTCAAACAGCATTTGCACTTCAACTATATGAACGCCCGGTCCAATCGCACTTCGCTTGAAGCCTATCGCGAGCGGAGCGGGGTTTGCCGCGATTTCACGCATCTGGCGATCACGCTGTGCCGCTGCATGAACATTCCTGCACGATACTGCACAGGCTATCTGGGGGACATCGGCGTGCCGGTCTCGGCCGATCCAATGGACTTCAGCGCCTGGTTTGAGGCCTATATTGGCGGAACGTGGTACGCCTTTGACCCGCGAAACAACATTCCCCGGATTGGCCGGATTCTGATGGCCCGTGGCCGCGACGCCGCCGACGCCGCCCTGACGACGACCTTCGGTCTCAGCCGGCTGGAGTCGTTTAAGGTCTGGACGGATGAAGTCACGTCGCTGAGTTAAGTCGCTCTTCCGGAAATGCTTCCATTGCACAGGCGGCAAGCGGCAAGTTGCGGTTTTGTTGTGATTCCGGTCTGCCGCGCCGCTTGTTCCGCATCGGCACTTTGTGTGCTGCGCGGGCTGGTTTCCCTGCAAACGGGCTGCGCGCGTCGCACTGCCCCTTGTGAATTGCGGTTTCTTCGGGTACAGTGGGAGTGGACATACAAATATCGCACGTCCATTTCCTGCGACCGAACCTTTGCGAGTCCCGCCTGATGATGGCTTTCTGTATGACTCGCGAAGTGTTTCTGATGGATCCGCAAGGGAAGACGTTTGCCGACGTCAGTACCGCTGCCCCGGAACTGTTCGATCTGGTGCTGAAGTTCTTCAGTGATGGGGGCCGGCAGCTTCGCATGGAAGAGGCCGAGATCCATCACGACCGCGCCCCGCTTTCAGGCGTCGTCCGCGAGCTGGAAGCTGATCCACAGGTGGATCAATTCCTCTCGTCGATCCAGCCGGAGAAAACACAGCGGCTGCGGCAGGCGATTGGCGTCATTGTGCGAATCATCATGGAGCAACGCGGCTGGCAAAAAACCGGCCGCAAAGGCTCGCTGGGGATTCGGGCTGATCGCGGACTCGAAACTCCAATTTATAACCGCGGCGGGCTGTCGTTCTGGTTCGTACGGGCCGAACGTTACGAACTCGCAGGCGGCATGCCGTTCACTTCTGTGCGCTTGCGGAGCCATCGTTATGCCTCGGCCCCGCCTGCTTTGGCGAAAATCACCTAGCCCCGCTGCGGCAGGCTTGCGCCCGCCGCAAGACGCGCTTCCGCAGCGATTACAGCGAATTGATCGGTTCACGACGCCCATGTGAAAACATTGAACATTTGTCTGGCGTGCTTCCCGCAGCGGGAAGCAGCCAGCAGGATTCTGCATCACTCACCAGAGAAGAACCCAGTCCTATGAATCACAAGCCCCTGCCGCTCTTTCCCGGACCAGCTCGTGCCCGTTGCCCCCATTGCGGACAGACCAGCTATTCCGCCGGTGGAATTCATCCGCAATGTTCAGTTCGAGCCGCGGATCAGGACTGGACCAAGCAGATGAAACTGCGACGGGAAGCGGTCGAGGTGTTTGCTCCGCATGTCATCAAGCCGTTCCAGCGGCTCTGCCCGAAATGCCAGTCGATTCAGCATGCGCGGACGCGCAAATGCACCTGCGGGCATGTCTTTCCGATCAAAACCAGGGCAACAGCCGAGAATTGAGTGCGAAGCCCGCTGCGTCCGCAGACATTGAGACAGCCAATCGGCTAACATCAGTCGTCTCGGTGGATTGCGGGAATACGGCAGAATGAGCAGCTCTTGAGAATTCGCAACGACGGTTTGAAACAACTCGCGATGCTGGTCGCGGCGGCGGGGATGCGGATGTTGTTTCGGACCGTGCGGGTCGAGTTTCAGCTCGCCCAGTCGGATGCGGATCCCTACAAGCCGATTACGGGACCAACCTATACGTTTTGCGTATGGCACGACTCGCTCGTCATGCCGTTGTTCGTGGGCAAGCAGCCGAACACGATGGCGATTGTCGGCCAGCACGAAGACGGAAACTACATTGCTCACCTGCTCCGTGCCGTGGGACTACACTGCGTACGCGGGTCCAGTTCGAAAGGCGGTGCACAGGCGCTGCGACAGATTCTCGAACAGGGGGCCAGCGGCCACTTTGTGCTGACGCCGGATGGACCGAGGGGACCGCGCCGTGAAATGAAGGCGGGCTGCGCCTATCTCGCTGCGAAGTCCGGCAAGCCGGTCGTCCCGACCGCGTTTGCCTGCAACCGTTTCTGGTCCGTTGGAACCGGCTGGACCGACATGGTCATCCCCGGGCTCTTCTCGAAAGTGTATGTCCTGACCGGAACTCCCATTGCGATTCCGGCCAATGCGAACCGCGAAGAACTGGCCGAGTTCACCCGGCTTATCGAAAACGAGATGCAGCGGGTGAACGATCAAGCCGAACGACTCGTCGCCGGATTGCCTGGCAATCCGCCGGACGAAGCCCTTGTGACAGCCGACCAGCAGGCTGATCCTCTTGCGAGTGAGTAAGTCATGCAGATGATCCCGTGGGTGCTGGGAGGCGTTGCGGTTTTAGTGGCCGCACTGGTGGTTCGCTCGTACTTTGCCCTGTGGCTGCAGGCCTATGTGTCGCGGGCAAACATCTCGATGCTCTCGCTGATCATGATGTCGCTGCGGAACGTCAGTCCC includes the following:
- a CDS encoding aminotransferase class V-fold PLP-dependent enzyme, with amino-acid sequence MFQSRAARPLINEEYWHGKCYLNTAAEGLPLKACAQAVNRYLDDKSRGEPGRVRFWNEYERARRGAARLFSVPVDQIALVSSTTEALNTIAHAIDWRAGDEVVFTSVEFPSNIFPWVTLQERGVRLRIVHPGTSGVSVDEILEQINSRTRLVTVSQVSYATGQHIDPHPIWERVRNSETLLCVDATQAAARVPVDGRLADFTIASAFKWMNSIHGAAILSVSERALNGQLKGPAGWLSTASCFAADRLEQFHPRTDAQRYQAGMPNFDSVYALAAALDVHTPESVEFYQSALAPLVNRLCDGLSEMGLKVLVPSMAESRAGIVPFAWSEATQLRQQLAASDVFVQGDDGRIRAAIHWYNTLEHVERYLSVLKELLAGSHHRQLENAACSA
- a CDS encoding M20 family metallopeptidase produces the protein MILTTEVLDGSQSTLSLRDPVSLLQQLVAIPSVNPMGKDLTGPIYFEHGMTNWLIRFFQQLDIPYEVHEVSRGRCNVVARLDSPDAPSTVLLDAHQDTVPVDGMEIDPFKPVIRDGRLYGRGACDVKGGMAAMLAAFARLAQTRPSGAANVVMSCTCDEEYTATGAESLARHWLQSDLPDSLISSPPDLCIVAEPTDLHVVVAHRGVLRWKLRTLGRACHSSRPHEGRNAIYSMAQVLQVLQQYAEDLPRMSGSHPLCGTATLSVGRINGGTSVNIVPHECEIEIDRRLIPGEHPETVLADLNAYLHSRTNAEYEMLPAWIVAAPLADGDNHVWADRLLRQIAEVSGVREKQGAWYGTNASSFAAAGVPSIVYGPGSIAQAHTADEWIELTQLEQASETYYRFCTDPIEGVRGEGTGVREIQEMGSADGC
- a CDS encoding MFS transporter encodes the protein MTANRAASSTVLLALLVLAIGINYIDRGSLSVVKTNVAAEFQLDNAQMGLLFSAFFWSYALSQIAAGWCVDRFDVKWLYAGGFLIWSVATVLMALSNGFALFLLLRLVLGVGESVAFPASSRVIVMNFKEDRRGIANALIDAASKLGPTISLLLGGLLVANHGWRMLFLVVGLGGMLWLPVWLYFVPSQHRAASGSHAHAGIGFGTLMSRREVWGTSLGFFCLGYTWAFLLSWLPAYLEESRGFTKESMAIFGSMPFAAMAATSIFGGWLSDRLIRGGGTPTRVRKSFLIGGLLLCAVFMYSAMAVEDHGACILLLCLACASLGFYTSNVWAVTQTLAGPNAAGQWTGLQNAIGNVGSAISPALTGWLVKETGTYSSAFAAASAILVAGVFAYVLLIRQVSPLDWRVAPQQA
- a CDS encoding amidohydrolase family protein; amino-acid sequence: MHLPALTQDLTRRHFVQAAALSALPVLMPGFAKGAEMTGDIDAHVHVWTPDTTAYPLAPGFEKSSMKPLSFTPDELFAECRPVGVNRIVLIQMSFYQYDNRYMLEAIAKYPDVFRGVAVINHDASDACDVMRKLAGQGVTGFRLYANAKAVESWSQSEAMQKMWKCAAETKQAICLLANPDALPGIHQMCKQHPETKVVVDHFGRVGIDGTIRSSDLDNLCRLAEFPKLFVKTSAFYALGQKQPPYLDLAPMIRRLRDTFGAARLMWASDCPFQVQNEHSYAASISLIRDRLDFLTPDDKTWILRKTAEQVYWS
- a CDS encoding GAF domain-containing protein, translating into MTFQLRETAVPVDKAEFYAQLQADLAALLADERDFLANMANSAALLFHSLQEINWAGFYLLKGGELVLGPFQGKPACVRIGLGRGVCGTAASSRQTVVVPDVHAFPGHIACDAASRSEIVVPLLKGDDLIGVLDIDSPIAGRFDETDAAGLEAVARTLLEASN
- a CDS encoding transglutaminase-like domain-containing protein, which gives rise to MLIRVGYEIELSFPQPTAVILTLHVHQDRAGSIRTPEQLTVEPYVPMSSYTDSFGNWCDRLFVTSGRMIVRNNAVVEDSGLPDVQNWNAIQHPVQDLPDETLLFLLASRYCEVDSELKDIAGSMFNSTTPGWPRVQAICNFVKQHLHFNYMNARSNRTSLEAYRERSGVCRDFTHLAITLCRCMNIPARYCTGYLGDIGVPVSADPMDFSAWFEAYIGGTWYAFDPRNNIPRIGRILMARGRDAADAALTTTFGLSRLESFKVWTDEVTSLS
- a CDS encoding lysophospholipid acyltransferase family protein; the protein is MRIRNDGLKQLAMLVAAAGMRMLFRTVRVEFQLAQSDADPYKPITGPTYTFCVWHDSLVMPLFVGKQPNTMAIVGQHEDGNYIAHLLRAVGLHCVRGSSSKGGAQALRQILEQGASGHFVLTPDGPRGPRREMKAGCAYLAAKSGKPVVPTAFACNRFWSVGTGWTDMVIPGLFSKVYVLTGTPIAIPANANREELAEFTRLIENEMQRVNDQAERLVAGLPGNPPDEALVTADQQADPLASE